The following proteins are encoded in a genomic region of Roseinatronobacter sp. S2:
- a CDS encoding DUF305 domain-containing protein has translation MTLKAQILTGVLAFAAGGALVTGIGFASSHMSHGDHGGHGGHDAHAGHDMAPAPDGASDATLAYIAANAAMHEDMDIEFTGDADADFILGMIPHHEGAVVMAEIVLQYGDDPEVAELAREIIAAQKEEIDWMRDWLARRGY, from the coding sequence ATGACACTGAAAGCACAAATTCTGACCGGGGTTCTTGCCTTTGCGGCAGGTGGGGCATTGGTTACGGGGATTGGGTTTGCATCCTCTCATATGTCGCACGGTGATCATGGTGGCCATGGCGGGCATGATGCACATGCAGGGCATGACATGGCACCTGCGCCTGATGGCGCAAGCGATGCAACGCTGGCCTATATCGCGGCCAATGCGGCCATGCATGAAGACATGGATATCGAATTCACCGGCGATGCCGATGCGGATTTCATCCTTGGCATGATCCCGCATCACGAAGGTGCAGTTGTGATGGCCGAAATCGTGTTGCAATATGGTGATGATCCCGAAGTTGCCGAACTGGCACGCGAAATCATTGCAGCGCAAAAAGAAGAAATCGACTGGATGCGCGACTGGCTGGCGCGGCGCGGCTATTAG